The bacterium genomic sequence TCGGGTGCGGTCGGCATGAGAATCCTCGAGTGACGGCGGCCGGCATGTCGATTTCACGGGTCCTCGTTCGACCAGACATGGAGGCATGTAGACAAGGGAAAAGGAGGAGCGTTCATGTCTACCGTCAGGCTTCACCGCGTGCTCCGTGCGACGCCCGATAAGATCTATCGGGCGTTCCTCGACGCAGAAGCAATGGCCAAGTGGCTTCCACCGAACGGCTTCACGGGCAAGGTTCACCATCTGGATGCAAGAGTCGGTGGTACATACAAGATGTCCTTCACGCACTTTGCTACGGGTCGCAGTCATGCCTTCGGGGGAAGGTACCTCGAACTGGTACCGCATGAACGAATTCGCCATACTGACACATTCGATGACCCGAACCTCCCCGGAGAAATGCAGACGACAGTCTCGTTGAAAAAGGTGTCGTGCGGTACCGAGGTGGACATAGTACAAGAAGGGATACCTGAGACGATTCCGGCAGAGGTTTGCTATCTGGGCTGGCAAGAATCGCTCGCCCTTCTTGCGCAGCTCGTCGAAGCCGAGATCCCCGGCTAACGAGGAGCCGGGCTCCTGCTTCGAGGACAAGACGATTTTGGTCTAAGCCTCAGGAGCGCCCCGCGGTGCAGGAAGACCTCTTGCATTCCTGGAACCCGCCCGCCAGATCCAAACGTGAATGCGGGTGGCACCGGCCTGACGCGCCTGATGGTCCCGGGCCATCGCAGGACACCTCGCCTGGGCCACGCGAGGTTTCGGTCGGCGGCCCGCCTGCTTTGGACCAGGGAGGTTTCGGCGGGGGCGATAGCGAGGACGGTGGTGATGGCACCTTCTCCGCTTAGACACCGGGGTCGGGGCATGAACCCCCGGCCCCGATTCTCGCGCTGTCCCGGCGGTACAGCGCGGACTGCTTGAACACGTCGATCCGATAGACCGTACCGTTCCATACGTTCGTCGTGGCACGCGAGACGAGCAGCAAAATCCCGCACGCACCCGGACCGATGCTCGAACTCGGGACGATCGTGTGCGCCGGGTCCAAGCTCGGCACCGTCTGTGCCAGCGCCACGCCGGCGTTGAGTAATGTGAGTGTAATCACACCCGCGAATGCGCGTACCATGGTGTCCGCCTCCGTGCTGTCTACTCGCTACGACCGCTGACACCAGCACAGCCACCCGGCACCCACAGCGATCAGCACAATCGCCTGAACGGCGGTGATCCCCGCCAGGAGTCTCCGACCCCGTAAACTTCCACAGCACTAGCATGGACGTGTCGTGGTAGCTGGTCCCGCTCTGTCGCGCCTAGGCGACGATATTCAGCACACGGCCAGGCACATACACGGTGCGCTTCGGAGCCTCCGGTACGTGCCGCCGGACCGCAGACCGCGCGAGGGCGAAGGCGACAACCTCCCCTTCGGTTGCCCCGACGGGGACCTCCAACTGATCCCGTACCTTGCCGTGTCCATTTTGAGGCACCGGCCGCTGGGAGACTAGCCGGAGAGATGCGCGCCTTCCTGGACTGGTTCAACCGAAACAACGAGACCGATTGGGTAGTGAAAGCTGGGATCGCCCATCTCTGGTTTGTCACAATTCATCCGTTCGACGACGGCAATGGTCGCATCGCTCGGGCTATCAGCGATATGGCGCTTGCGCGTTCGGAACGAACTTCACAACGCTGCTACAGTATGTCGGCACAGATTCGCCATGAACGGTCATCTTACTATGACATCCTCGGGCGGACGCAAAAAGGGACCATGGATATCACTCCGTGGATGGGTTGGTTCTTGGGTTGCCTAGGTCGCGCCATAGATGGGGCGCAAGCGGCGCTCAAAGCGGTGTTGGTCAAAGCCCGTTTTGGGGATGCCATTGGAGATTTCTCAATCAACAGCCGCCAGCGACTTGTGCTCAACCGTCTGCTGGATGGCTTCGAAGGCACGCTCACCACGTCGAAGTGGGCCAAGCTGACGAAATCTTCACCCGACACTGCGTTGCGCGACATCGCCACCCTCGTCGAACGTGGTATTCTAGTTCGAAATCCCGGAGGTGGCCGAAGCACAAGCTATAACCTCGCCAAGGTCCCGCGGGACTCAAAGGATGACAACGCGGACGGGGATACAACGCGCGAGGCTAGGGCCGAGAAGGGTACCGAGAGCAACAATCGGGAGCAATGATTTCTTCATCGCGGGGAATTACGCCGCGGCCCCGGTCGCGTTCCCCACTTCTCGGCTTCCAGCCTTCAAGGCGCGCCCGATAAAGGACTAGGATCCCATTGCGGAACGCAACTTCAGTAAGGCCAGTCTCTATGGGGGTAATCGTGGTGCCGGGAGCCCGTTGTGGGCACCATCGCCCCCTGCACACCTAGTACGCGTGGGACCTGGTAGAACTGAACGTCTCCTAACGCCGCGGGGCCGAGCAGGATTTCACGTCCGCCCGCGCGTCGGGCGACACAGATGGAGGGATCGGGACCTCACGGCCCCGCATTACCGTGGCCACTGCGAGTCCGCACGCAATGTCTACGGTGTCGCCGCCGCCAGCTGCTCGGCGGTCATGAGATACACCCGGTGTTCTTGACCGTTCGGGTCGACCCGGAACACCCTAAAGGGGCCGGAACACCTTGTGGAACTTATTGTAATCCAGGTAGCCACTGGCTGCCACGAGGTTGATCTTTGTGCCAGCCTTGACAAGGGCCAGACAACTCGCGTACGAGAAACACGCCGTCCCTGATGCTGACCATTGCGTTAACGACCCCGATTGTCCTTGGGCTGTACCCCACGCCCGTGTCGCAGCTGGTCGCCGCCGTCCTCATCGGCGCTGCTCGATTCACTTGACGACGGTAGTTTCCTCAGCGCCTTTCGGAATCAACTCGGCAGCCGAGATGCGGGCGGAGGTTGTGCTCCGGTTGACGAGGGCGTGCACATCCCCCGGCATCTCGAGGAAACTCTCGCCGGTCTTGATGACGCGCTCGCTCCCCGCGCGTTGCAGCACGAGCTGACCGGCGACGACCGTCACGACCACCGGGCCGCCGTGCACGTGACGCGGGGTCGCGCTGCCGGGTGGAAAATCCACCACGAAGTCGTAAAGATCGTAGTCACCGGCCGTCGCGGAGATCGGAAACGCGGCCACGGTGACCGTGGCCGGCGAACGCGGTCCTTGGGCGACCGGGGCCGCGCCGATCGCCGGAGCCGCGACAAGAACGGCCACAGCGCAAAGCGTGACGTGCCAGCGACCGACGCGCATGACCGATCCCCCCTCCGGGTCTTTCCCGCGGCGGCACTTGCCCGCGGCATCACCGCACTCGTGTGCCCGCTAGACCGCACGCTCCCGGGCGACGACGACGGTCGTGCAGGAACTACTGAGTTTCGGGAGATCGCGGGCCTCCGCAGTCCGCGCCGCCAGCTCGACGCGTTCCCCCCGAACGATCGGACAGTACATATCCGGCTCGAGTAAGGCGCCCTGCAGCCGCCTTCGCCCGGCGCATCCCCCATGGCAGGCCTCGCGAAATTCGCAGGATTCACACGCCTTGGGCAACGCGCGCGCCTGTTCGAACGGGCGCGTGTGCACAATCCCAACGCCGACGGGTAGCAAATCGGCCAATGGCTCGCCGGGGCCCGGCCAATACACGCACGGCTGGGTGGTACCGCGCGGCGTGACGCGCACGGTGGCCACCCCGCATCCGCCGGCGAGCGGCGGCAGGCCGGCCATGGCCCGCACCAGCGGCTCGCCGATCGCAATAACATCCGTCTGGGCGAAGAGGGCGCGAAACCCGTCCCAGTACTCTTGATACGTGAGCGCATAGACGTCGGACCGCACGGCCTGGTACACGTTCACCCGGAGGGGGGCATCGAACTTCTTGGCCACGCGCGCAACGTCCGCGAGGCGCAGGGAGTTCGATTTCATCATGACCGCCACGATCGTGACCGGCACGCCCAATCCGGCGCAGCGCGCCGCTTGCTGGTGGATCAACGACCAGTTGCCGGGCCCCCGCTGAGCGTCCTGCTCTGCTTCGGTCGGGTAATCGAGCGAGAATTCGACGTCGTGGAAGGCCCGCAGTTCGTCGTCCGAGAGCACCGCCGCGCTGTACCCGTTCGATGTGATCGTAAGCTTGACCGGCTGAGCCCGCAAATAGGCAAGGATGGCGTGGAAGTCCGGATGCAGACCGTTCTCGCCCGTGCCCAGGTTCACCGACCGCACCGGCAGGCACTCCATCACCTCTTTGACCTGCTCCGCCGTGAGCCTGTCGACCCGCGCGGGGTCCCGATAGCAGAACGCGCACGCAAGGTCGCACTCGTTCGTCAGCCCGAGCCCCAGCGCCACCCCATCGGTCGGCGTCGCCTGACGCCCGAACGATGGTGAGACCGAAGCGCGCACGTGAGTCATCACTGGCCTCCTTCTGGGAGCGCGCGCGGGGTGGGACGGCGCCGTGCCAGCACCTGCGTGTACCGAGCAAGCGCCGAAAACTCGGCGCGCGCACCCAAAGCGCGTTCCAGAGCGACGATCCGGCCCTCCCCCGCCTCGCACACGATCGGCGGGGCGAGATAGTCGAACAGAACGCGTATCCCGCGCTCGGCAACGGGCTCGAACGACGCCTCCCTCAGCATCGTGCGCAACTCCGCGGGCGTGAACAGTCGGACCCGACCGCCGAAGAGCGCCTCGTCGCCGGTCGCGTCCGCGAGGAGGCGCTCTACCGTCGCAAGATCACCTGATTGTATCGCCGCCTTCACGACCGCGCCGGCCTGGTTGCGCGCTACCACGGAGAGTGTCGCCGTGGCATTCCGGCGCATCACGTGCGCGGCCGCACTCAGCACCTCGGCCGGATGCGGTGTGTATTCGAGCACATGATGACACACGATGATGTCGAACGAACCCTCGGGGAAGAGTGATGACGATGCAGCCACGTCCCCCAGCGTCATCACGATGTCGTCGGATACTCCCGCCTGACGGGCCGCGCGATCCGCGATCTCGAGCATCTTGGGTGAACGATCCAACAGGGTGACGTGAACGCCGCGGCGGGCCAGCCGCACCGCAATCTCCCCGGTGCCGCCGCCCAGGTCGAGCGCTCGCAGCTGAACCGCGGCCGCCCGCGGGAGAAAGTCCAGCAGGTTCGCAAACGCCAGTTCTAAGCGAAGCCGCCCCGCGGATGTCGCGAGATAAGCGGCATAGCGATCGGCACCGCGGTCAAAACGCGCGTCGGCGGCGACATAGATGCCGCTCCCTGCGTCACATCCGGTATTCATGACAGCAACCGGACCAGATAGCCCCATCCGGCGGCCGGTCCCTTACCCAGGCGCCGCAACAACATTGCGTCGACCCCGAGGCTGCGCCCGGGACGGTACAGGAAGAACAGGAGTTGGATCACGATCAGAAACACATAGGTCCACAGCCACTCGGAGGGATCGCGATACAGTCCCAACCAGAGGTTGATCGCCATCAACAATCCGAGGAACGCGCCAAGCCGGCTGAACACCCCGAGAATCAGCGTGATGCCGATCAGCACTTCGGACAGATACACCTGCGGAGCGAAGAAGTAGAAATGCGGTTGGACGACGTCCCTTACAAAGTCGCGGTGGCCGGTAAATGCAGCGTACTTCGCCATCTCTCCGACCCAAAAGCGGAGCCCGCCGGAGCCGTCCGGGCGGTCGGTGTACGTCGGGGGGAGCTTCCACAGCGATTGCACCCACCACATTGTACCGACGGAAAAGCGCGCGACCCAGACCCAGAAACGCTCGGCCGAGCGCTGGCTCGGGTCGCACCGCCAATTGGCCCACGCCGCGAGCACGCTCATAACAAGAAGAATCCAGAAGACCCCGGTGGTCCAGCGGGCCTGGGTCAGGAATCCGATGGCGTCGAGGAACGGGTTTGTGCGCATCAACGCAACTCCTAGAAACCGAGAAGTTGGGCGGCTCCCCCCGCGAGGAGACCTATACATGCCACGGCGGCCGCCGCAAGCACCAAGACGCGCCCGGGCACGACCTTGCCCATCATGAGGAGCGAGGGGAAGCTCAGGGACGGCAGCGTCGTCAACAGGACCGCGGCGCCGCCGGCTCCGAGCCCGAATGCCATCAACGTCTGGACGATCGGGATTTCTCCCGCCGTCGGAACCACGAAGAGGGTTCCCACGACCGCGAGGAGGAGCATCAAGGGGAGACTGTGGCCGATCACGGGGTTCAAGGCCGGGAATATCCACGCGCGTATTGCCCCCAGCCCCAGGACGATGATGATGTACTCAGGAATGAGCCCGACGGACAGCTGCCAGAGCGCTTGCGCCCACCGGACGATCAGCGATCCGCCACCATCGACGTCGCCGATCGCGCGGCCCACCGGGGGGTTGGCGGCAACCCTCCGAGTTACCGACGTCCGTTCCGCCAGGTACGCCACGCCGAGGACGAGCGTCATCCCGGCAACGATGCGAAGGGCGACCCAGTGCCACCCCAGGACAAAGCCCGTGAACACCATAGTCGCGGGATTCAGGATTGGGTTCCCGAGCCAGTACGCGACGGTCGCGCCCGTCGATGCGCGACTCTTCCCGAGTCCGACGGCCACCGGGGCGGCACAGCAGGTACACATCATGGAAGGCACGGAGGCCCCGCCGGCGATGACCGTGCTGAGGAACCCCTTCTGACCTAAGACCCGCGCCAGCCAGGCGCGCGGTAACAACACCTGTACACCAGACCCGATCAGCAGTCCGACGATCAGCGCCTGCCAAACCGCATTGAAATAGGCGACCGCGAACGACCACGCGGCCTGCCAGCCTGCCCCCGGGGGCGCCGCAGATTTCCCTGTGATGATCGACGCCCCAATGGTGTGTTGGGCTGCCGCGGCCAAAGCCTTGTGGAAGTAGGGACTCCACTTGACGTAGTAGAGCCCCGCGATGCTGATCGTCAGAAAGACCGCGATAGCCCAGGGCATGGCCCGCGCGGCCGCCGAAGAGACTCCCTCATCTTGTTCAACGATGACCAATTCGTCCACTAAGCGCGATCCCTCCGCCGTGTTCCGCGTGTGCGAGCCGCCTCGTGTTCATTGGGCGGACAGAGCGACGTCGCCACCGGATGCATCTGGACGATACACCCGCGGCCCGTTGACTTCGGGCCGTCCCAAGCCGCAGTCTACACAGCACCTGTAAAGAATCGTTAAAGAGAGGAATTCCGATCCGGAACCGCAGGTGCCACCCGGGTGTTCGCTCTTCCTGAGACCCCTACCTCCCAGCTGCGGTCGGGATCCGCGCCTTCATCGCCGGCGGCTGTGCGCCGGGCAGGAGGCGGGAGTAGCCCCGAGACGCCGGCCCGCCGCGGCGTATCGAATGTTGAGCAACATCAAGTGAGCGCGCGGGCGTTCCGGGGACCGCCGGGAGGCGCCGTTGGGAAAGCTCGATTGGAGTTCAGCGAGAGGGACTGGCTCGGGCTGCGTCGGATCCTGGACGAGGGGCTGAGTCCGGCCGAGCGCCAGACGGGTCCGTGTTACCGCGAGCGCCTGCCATCTCCGGATCTCGAACAACTTGATGACCGGTTTCGCAGGGCCGTTGTCGTATTCTTACATGCTCGGGATGCACTGTGGTCACACGCGACGGAGGGCGCGACCCGTTCCCAACGGCCGCCGGTCGGGGATTGGCCGACGTCCAAACCGGGGAGGATAGGCTAAGATGTTTCGATCGAATCCACGACGCCTTGGGGTGGCATGCGATTGCCGCACGCGCGACCGGCGACACAGTCTGTCGTCGATGATCGCATCGTCGTTCGCAATGACGCAGGGCGTGGGCCGGTGACGCTACCACGCGTCACCCAGATGCAGGTGGCGACCCGGCCCAGCGCGGACGCGTATCTCACCGCCCCCCGCGCGCGGCCGGTCGCCGCGATACGACGTGCCTATCCCTGGACGATCCGCCAGTCGTTTGTCGCCCTCGCCCTCATCCTCGGGCTGATCGACACCGTTGCATCCCGCAACACCATGAACCCGGACGGCATTTCGTACTTGGACATGGGGGATGCGTTCTGGCGCGGCGACTGGCACGCGGCGGTCAACGGATTGTGGAGTCCGCTCTACGGCACGCTGATTGGCGCCGCACTGCGCGTGACGGGATCGGGACCGCGCTCGGAGTTTCCGACAGTTCATGCCGTGAACTTCCTCATCTATACGGGTGCGTTGCTGTGCTTCGATTTCCTTGTGCGAATGCTGATCGTGCGTCGCGACGATGAGGCGCGGTGGGAAGCGGACCGTAGTCCAGAGCCGTTGCCCGCGTGGGCCTTGTGTGCCGTTGCCTACCCGCTCTTCACGTGGGCGACGTTGTCCGGCACCGGCCTCGCGGTGGTTGCCCCGGACGTGCTGGGCGCGGCCTTCATGTATCTTGCGGCCGGACTGCTCGTGCGCCGCCGCCGCTCGGACGCCGGCACCCGCCGCCTGCCGGCGCTCGGGATCGTGCTGGCGATTGGGTACCTGGCCCGGGGGCTGCTCTTTCCTCTCGCGGTAGCGCTTCTTGGTGCAGCCTGGGCGGTGTCGGGCGCTCACGGCGCCCGGCGATCGGCGTCGTTGGGCATCGTGCTGTTCGTCGCGATCAGCGCACCGCTGGTTGTGGCGCTCTCGGCGCAGGAGGGCCATGTTACGGTCGGGGACAGCGCGGTGCTCAACTACGCCTTCCATGTCAACGGCGTTCCGTACGTGCATTGGCGGGGTGGCCCCCCCGGTTGCGGCACCCCGACGCATCCAGTTCGGGAACCCGTGCAGGACCCTGTGGTTTACGAGTTCAGCACTCCCGTTCGCGCGACGTACCCGCTATGGTATGCGCCCGCGTATTGGTACGACGGAATTGTGCCGTGTATCGCCCCGCGCCAGCTGGTGGCGAATGTCACGACCAATCTCAAACAGTTGTCCCAGTTCATCCTCGTGAACAACAGCGCGACGACGCTCTTGATTCTGAGTCTGTGGGGGTGGGCGATCGCATCGCGTTCGGGCGCCGCCTCAGTCCGTGGACTCATCGGCGCCTGGGGCGCGTTGCTCCTGGCCGGCCTGGGGCTCGCCGGCCTCACCGCAGTGTACGTCGAACCACGCTTCATCGCCGCGTTCGGCGTGTTGCTTTGGACCGGGCTCCTCTCTGCCGTCCGGCTCCCGACGACCGAGCAGACCCGCCGCGGCGTGCGCGCCACCGTCGCGGCGTTCGTGACAGTCATGCTCATCATGTTCGGCGGGCTTCTCCTCGATGGTGTCAAGAGCGTCGCAGACGACCCGGCGACCGAGGTATCGTGGCGGGTGGCCGTCGGGCTGCAGGCGATGGGGGTTCGCGCGGGCGATCGGGTGGCGGTGATCGGTACGGCATTTCCGGAATATTGGGCGCGCCTGGCGCGCGTCATGATAGTGGCCGAGGTGCCTGACGAGTCGGTGGAGGCGTTTTGGGCCGCGCCGGTGGGCGGCCGGGAACGGGCGTTGAACGCACTGACGTCGACGGGAGCCCGGGCCATCGTTACCGAGGACGTGCCTCCCGGGCGCGTGCCCGCCGGTTGGCGGCGAGTCGGCGGCACTCCATATTACGTGCGCTTCACGGGGCGGTAGGTCCCGGAAGAACCATGAGTGTAGACCCCCCCGCAGGGAGGACGCCGCGCGTGCACCAGCACGTTCGCGAGACCCTGCTCGCGGGCAGGTCCGCTTTCAAGTGGAGGGAACGCTATTCCATCGTTATCGAATCATCACAATGCTCAGTTACACTTCAGGACTGGACGTGCAGAGTGAGAGAACGGATGTTCCCGGGAGGACGCACTCGGATAGTTCGGAGCCAGAACACCCGGGGGTCGCGTGATGCGTGAACTGAATGCCGCACTGGGCGGCCTCCTGTTCACCGCGCTGCTCATGACGGTCGCGACGCTCGGTACGCGCATTCTCTGGGGTGTTGCGACACTGCCCGAGTTGATCGATGGGGGATCACGGCTCGCCTGGGTGATGTGGGTGTTGACCTGGACTCTGCGCCAGGCGGGCGAGTATCGACCGGCCGGGCGCGCGGTCGACGGGACCTGTGCCGTGCAGGCTCGTCGGGTGCGGCGCTCGGCGCCGGAAGGCGCGACCGGCCATCACCGCGTGGTGGCGCGCGTCCAATGAACCGCGCGGCAGAGCGGTACGGCCCGGTGGATGAGCCTGGAGCCCGTGCGGCGCGCACGTGCGCCCTCGCCGTGTTCGCGAAGGCGCCGAGTCCACGCGGGGTCAAGACGCGGCTCGTACCACCGCTCACGTTCGATGAAGCGGCCGCGCTCCACGCCTGCTTTCTCAAGGATACCGCCGAGAGCATCATGGCGGTGAGCGACACGGCACCGTGCGCGGGCGTTGCGGTCTACACGCCGGAGCGTGCGAAACCGCTGTTCGGTGAGCTGTTCCCGCCCGATTTCACGCTCGTCCTCCAGCGGGGCGACGGCTTTGGAGAGCGTCTTTCCAGCGCCGTCGCCGACGTGCTCGCGGCGGGGTACGCGTCCGTGTGCCTGATCGGTTCCGACAGCCCCACGCTGCCACCCGCGGTCCTGGCGGACGCGGCGGCGGCACTTGCGCGACCGGGCGAGCGCGTAGTGCTTGGACCGGCCGACGACGGCGGATACTACCTGATCGGCCTCACGGCGCTCCACGCTCGGTTGTTCCAGGGCATTGCGTGGAGCACGGACCGCGTGCTTGCGGAAACGATCGAACGGGCGCGGGAAGTAGAACTGGACGTCGAGCTCTTGCCTCGCTGGTACGATGTGGACGACGGCGCGAGTCTGTGCCGCCTGTGCGAGGAACTCTTTGGCGACGGCCAGTCGATCGCCGCGCCATCTGCGTATCGCGCCGCGCACAGTCGGCGATATCTCGCGCAACTGATGCGGCTCGGACCAGAGCGTATCTGGCCGCAGCGCGCAACCGGCGGTCAGCGGTCTTCGTGACGGCGGAGGCGGCGCCGCGCCCGCACAACACGCGTGGGCCAACCGCCGCGGCCGCGCTGCCAGCGCTCGGCGTGCTGACGGCGGCTTCCTATTTCTACCCCGTGTGGGCGCCGATTCGGGACATCTTCGCGCTCCGGGATCTGGCGCTCGTGCAGACCGTGCTCTTCGTGTGTGCGGCCTGGGTCGTGCTGCGCGGATGGGGCAGCCGCAAGACCCTCGGACTGATCGTGCTTGTCGGGATACTGTGCCGGCTGCCGCTCATGCTGCTCCCGCCTCAGTTCTCGGACGACGTGTACCGCTACATCTGGGACGGCCGCGTGCAGGCCGCTGGCGTCAACCCCTACCGGTACATCCCCGCCGACCCGGCATTGGCGGGCCTTCGCGACGCCGCGATCTATCCGCACATCAACCGCCGAAATTACGCGCCCACCATCTACCCGCCGGTCGCGGAGATGATCTTTCTCACCGTGACCCGCGTGAGCGAAACCGTGACGGCGATGAAAGCCGGCGTGGTGGCGTTTGAAGGCATCGCCGTGTGGATGCTCGCGCTCACGCTCGGCCGCCTCGGCCTGCCCCGTGACCGCGTGCTACTGTACGCGTGGAACCCGCTCGTGATCTGGCAGTACGCTGGTGGGGGGCATGTCGACGCGGCCGCGATCGCGTTTGTCGCCGTGGCGCTGCTGGCCCACGTCCGCCGTTGGGACGTCCTCACGGGGGTCGCGCTGGGGTGCGC encodes the following:
- a CDS encoding TQO small subunit DoxD, whose product is MRTNPFLDAIGFLTQARWTTGVFWILLVMSVLAAWANWRCDPSQRSAERFWVWVARFSVGTMWWVQSLWKLPPTYTDRPDGSGGLRFWVGEMAKYAAFTGHRDFVRDVVQPHFYFFAPQVYLSEVLIGITLILGVFSRLGAFLGLLMAINLWLGLYRDPSEWLWTYVFLIVIQLLFFLYRPGRSLGVDAMLLRRLGKGPAAGWGYLVRLLS
- a CDS encoding SRPBCC family protein — translated: MSTVRLHRVLRATPDKIYRAFLDAEAMAKWLPPNGFTGKVHHLDARVGGTYKMSFTHFATGRSHAFGGRYLELVPHERIRHTDTFDDPNLPGEMQTTVSLKKVSCGTEVDIVQEGIPETIPAEVCYLGWQESLALLAQLVEAEIPG
- a CDS encoding methyltransferase domain-containing protein; protein product: MNTGCDAGSGIYVAADARFDRGADRYAAYLATSAGRLRLELAFANLLDFLPRAAAVQLRALDLGGGTGEIAVRLARRGVHVTLLDRSPKMLEIADRAARQAGVSDDIVMTLGDVAASSSLFPEGSFDIIVCHHVLEYTPHPAEVLSAAAHVMRRNATATLSVVARNQAGAVVKAAIQSGDLATVERLLADATGDEALFGGRVRLFTPAELRTMLREASFEPVAERGIRVLFDYLAPPIVCEAGEGRIVALERALGARAEFSALARYTQVLARRRPTPRALPEGGQ
- a CDS encoding permease, which codes for MPWAIAVFLTISIAGLYYVKWSPYFHKALAAAAQHTIGASIITGKSAAPPGAGWQAAWSFAVAYFNAVWQALIVGLLIGSGVQVLLPRAWLARVLGQKGFLSTVIAGGASVPSMMCTCCAAPVAVGLGKSRASTGATVAYWLGNPILNPATMVFTGFVLGWHWVALRIVAGMTLVLGVAYLAERTSVTRRVAANPPVGRAIGDVDGGGSLIVRWAQALWQLSVGLIPEYIIIVLGLGAIRAWIFPALNPVIGHSLPLMLLLAVVGTLFVVPTAGEIPIVQTLMAFGLGAGGAAVLLTTLPSLSFPSLLMMGKVVPGRVLVLAAAAVACIGLLAGGAAQLLGF
- a CDS encoding TIGR04282 family arsenosugar biosynthesis glycosyltransferase, which produces MNRAAERYGPVDEPGARAARTCALAVFAKAPSPRGVKTRLVPPLTFDEAAALHACFLKDTAESIMAVSDTAPCAGVAVYTPERAKPLFGELFPPDFTLVLQRGDGFGERLSSAVADVLAAGYASVCLIGSDSPTLPPAVLADAAAALARPGERVVLGPADDGGYYLIGLTALHARLFQGIAWSTDRVLAETIERAREVELDVELLPRWYDVDDGASLCRLCEELFGDGQSIAAPSAYRAAHSRRYLAQLMRLGPERIWPQRATGGQRSS
- a CDS encoding radical SAM protein — protein: MTHVRASVSPSFGRQATPTDGVALGLGLTNECDLACAFCYRDPARVDRLTAEQVKEVMECLPVRSVNLGTGENGLHPDFHAILAYLRAQPVKLTITSNGYSAAVLSDDELRAFHDVEFSLDYPTEAEQDAQRGPGNWSLIHQQAARCAGLGVPVTIVAVMMKSNSLRLADVARVAKKFDAPLRVNVYQAVRSDVYALTYQEYWDGFRALFAQTDVIAIGEPLVRAMAGLPPLAGGCGVATVRVTPRGTTQPCVYWPGPGEPLADLLPVGVGIVHTRPFEQARALPKACESCEFREACHGGCAGRRRLQGALLEPDMYCPIVRGERVELAARTAEARDLPKLSSSCTTVVVARERAV
- a CDS encoding glycosyltransferase 87 family protein, producing the protein MTAEAAPRPHNTRGPTAAAALPALGVLTAASYFYPVWAPIRDIFALRDLALVQTVLFVCAAWVVLRGWGSRKTLGLIVLVGILCRLPLMLLPPQFSDDVYRYIWDGRVQAAGVNPYRYIPADPALAGLRDAAIYPHINRRNYAPTIYPPVAEMIFLTVTRVSETVTAMKAGVVAFEGIAVWMLALTLGRLGLPRDRVLLYAWNPLVIWQYAGGGHVDAAAIAFVAVALLAHVRRWDVLTGVALGCAILVKWYPAFLFPALYRRGNWRMPAAAAATMIAGYVPYLGAGGGLVGFVPGYAREEGLLSGDRFFLLHVVRLAGANVPTLVYVAVALAVLLLIAFRALGEPDRTPAGDIRYAAMLATAFMVLISTHYLWYFGWLALFVVLAPTLPLLYLTGAATFLFSALWYRPFLGIDDEMLAFNIALYVPFALLALAPYLWPAVRRVRHRGARADGRGTAQGGM
- a CDS encoding cupin domain-containing protein translates to MRVGRWHVTLCAVAVLVAAPAIGAAPVAQGPRSPATVTVAAFPISATAGDYDLYDFVVDFPPGSATPRHVHGGPVVVTVVAGQLVLQRAGSERVIKTGESFLEMPGDVHALVNRSTTSARISAAELIPKGAEETTVVK